The Muntiacus reevesi chromosome 7, mMunRee1.1, whole genome shotgun sequence genome includes a region encoding these proteins:
- the LOC136171992 gene encoding olfactory receptor 4L1-like — protein MNSSMICEFALLGLTNTWELELFFFFIFLLAYATIMAGNLLIVVTITLDSRLHSTPMYFLLGDLSFLDMSISTVTTPKMVADFVRKNKTISLWGCMAQMFFLHFLGGSEMTLLIVMAVDRYFAICKPLHYTTIMNHRVLRGSVLLSWAVGFVHTMSQMVFTITLPFCGPNIVDNIFCDLPLVIKLACTETYVLELLVIADSGLLSFLSFILLLISYIVILVTVGHQSSGGLSKALSTLSAHITVVTLFFGPCIFIYAWPFSTFSVDKFLSVFYSVITPLLNPIIYTLRNQEMKAAMNRLRTQHVSSRKTF, from the coding sequence ATGAACAGCTCAATGATATGTGAGTTTGCTTTGTTAGGACTCACCAACACTTGGGAActtgagcttttcttttttttcatatttttattggcCTATGCAACGATTATGGCAGGAAACCTTCTCATTGTGGTCACCATCACCTTGGACTCTCGTCTGCACTCCACACCAATGTACTTCCTCCTTGGAGACCTCTCCTTTCTCGATATGTCTATTTCTACTGTCACAACCCCCAAGATGGTTGCAGACTttgtcaggaaaaataaaactatttctctATGGGGCTGTATGGCTCAGATGTTCTTCCTTCACTTTTTAGGGGGTAGTGAGATGACACTTCTCATAGTTATGGCGGTTGATCGGTACTTTGCAATCTGTAAGCCTCTTCACTACACAACCATCATGAACCACCGGGTACTCAGAGGCTCTGTGCTGCTATCATGGGCTGTTGGCTTTGTGCATACAATGAGCCAGATGGTTTTTACCATCACCTTGCCCTTCTGTGGTCCCAATATAGTGGACAATATTTTCTGTGACCTTCCGCTGGTTATAAAGCTTGCCTGCACTGAGACCTATGTTCTGGAGTTGTTAGTAATTGCTGACAGTGGGCTATTGTCTTTCCTCTCCTTCATACTCTTGCTCATTTCCTACATTGTCATTCTGGTAACCGTTGGACATCAGTCTTCTGGTGGTCTCTCCAAGGCTCTGTCCACGCTATCTGCTCATATTACAGTGGTCACCCTGTTCTTTGGGCCGTGTATCTTCATTTATGCTTGGCCATTTAGTACCTTTTCAGTGGAtaaatttctttctgtgttttattcAGTTATCACACCTTTACTGAACCCCATTATTTACACTCTGAGAAATCAGGAGATGAAAGCAGCCATGAATAGACTGAGGACCCAACATGTGAGCTCCAGAAAGACCTTCTAG
- the LOC136172585 gene encoding olfactory receptor 4K13-like, translating into MDILNNRSSVSEFILVGLSTSQETQIFFFAIFFLVYVTIIVGNLLIVISVIVDNHLHSPMYFFLANLSFFDLCISSATTPKVMSDFLRKHKTISWWGCMTQMFFMQFFGGGEMSLLIAMAIDRYVAICKPLHYKTIMSHRVLIGFLLLSWVIGLIHSTSQMVFTVNLPFCGPNVLDSFFCDLPLVINLACTDTYTLELLVIVNSGFLSLICFILLLISYAVMLVTIWKRSSSASSKALSTLSAHITVVTLFFGPAIFIYAFPFNSYSVDKFLSVFYSIITPLLNPIIYTLRNQEMKAAIKRLSNQHIGSWLTP; encoded by the coding sequence ATGGATATCCTGAATAACAGATCAAGTGTTTCTGAGTTCATTTTGGTGGGACTTTCTACTTCTCAAGAAactcaaatattcttttttgcaATCTTCTTTCTCGTCTATGTCACCATCATAGTAGGAAACCTTCTCATTGTCATCTCTGTGATAGTTGACAACCATCTTCACTCCCCCATGTATTTCTTTCTGGCAAACTTATCATTTTTTGATTTATGTATTTCTTCTGCTACAACTCCAAAAGTGATGTCAGACTTCCTTAGAAAACACAAAACCATCTCCTGGTGGGGGTGCATGACCCAGATGTTCTTTATGCAATTCTTTGGGGGTGGAGAGATGTCTCTTCTGATAGCTATGGCCATTGACAGGTATGTTGCCATATGCAAACCCTTGCACTACAAGACTATCATGAGTCACAGGGTGCTCATTGGGTTTCTGCTGCTCTCATGGGTGATTGGGCTTATCCATAGTACAAGCCAGATGGTTTTCACTGTGAATTTACCTTTCTGTGGTCCCAATGTATTGGACAGCTTTTTTTGCGACCTCCCCCTGGTCATCAATCTTGCCTGCACTGATACTTACACCCTAGAGCTCTTGGTGATCGTGAACAGTGGATTTCTGTCCCTGATCTGCTTCATTCTCTTGCTCATATCCTATGCTGTCATGCTGGTCACCATCTGGAAGCGCTCCTCCAGTGCATCCTCCAAGGCTCTTTCTACACTCTCTGCTCACATCACTGTAGTCACTCTCTTCTTTGGCCCTGCCATCTTCATCTATGCTTTCCCATTTAATAGCTACTCTGTAGATaagtttctttctgtgttttactCTATCATCACTCCTCTCCTTAATCCAATTATTTATACTCTGAGGAATCAGGAAATGAAGGCAGCCATTAAGAGACTGAGCAACCAGCACATTGGTTCCTGGCTCACCCCCTAA